In Candidatus Eremiobacterota bacterium, one genomic interval encodes:
- a CDS encoding ribbon-helix-helix protein, CopG family: MKNVMTVRVDPKVKKRLEKLARATARTKSFLVADAIEEYLRINEWHIEAIEKGILQAENGSLTPHEEVRKKWEAKLADPMD, from the coding sequence GTGAAAAACGTTATGACTGTACGAGTGGATCCAAAAGTAAAAAAGAGGCTTGAGAAACTGGCGCGTGCCACCGCGCGAACAAAATCTTTCCTTGTCGCTGATGCCATCGAAGAGTATCTAAGAATAAACGAATGGCATATAGAGGCGATTGAGAAAGGCATACTCCAGGCGGAAAATGGCTCTCTCACGCCTCACGAGGAAGTAAGAAAGAAGTGGGAGGCAAAGCTTGCAGATCCTATGGACTGA
- a CDS encoding type II toxin-antitoxin system RelE/ParE family toxin, with the protein MGRPGRVPGTRELVVPGTKYIVAYRVRHRSLQILRVLHGARKWPEEF; encoded by the coding sequence CTGGGTCGTCCCGGGCGCGTTCCCGGCACAAGAGAGCTTGTTGTTCCGGGGACAAAATATATTGTGGCATATCGAGTAAGACACAGATCATTACAGATATTGAGGGTTCTGCATGGGGCAAGGAAATGGCCTGAGGAGTTTTAG
- a CDS encoding type II toxin-antitoxin system HicA family toxin has protein sequence MNKVLEELGFVNTRKSPESHRHYCHPDGSKTKVPFHKGTNIGRGLLRKILRDIKITPEELGKLL, from the coding sequence CTGAACAAGGTTCTTGAGGAACTGGGCTTTGTCAATACGAGGAAGTCTCCTGAAAGTCACCGACACTATTGCCATCCTGACGGGAGCAAGACAAAGGTTCCCTTTCATAAGGGCACGAACATAGGGCGGGGACTTTTAAGAAAGATCCTCAGGGATATAAAGATTACCCCAGAAGAACTTGGAAAACTGTTGTGA
- a CDS encoding type IV toxin-antitoxin system AbiEi family antitoxin codes for MKDIEKRAAEALRETLSRIPFLKILEITETARIPGSRIKENKEADAALIARVRVPSSGDQLLVIEVENSGQPRFVNRAINHFLRHKDRFRNAYCIIMAPYISPRSAEICRSEGRGYIDFSGNCSLSFKNVFIEKSNYPSLFQEKRELGSLFSPRATRILRVLLDNPGKIWKVQELSRKAKVSLGLASNIKKKLMEQEFVTDTKDGITVKEPEQLLSKWAENYLYEANMIRSYYSMKSIAVLESEIAGFCKKKGISYGLAGFSGAARLAPAVRYQQAMIFIESDAIGLIESSMKIKPADRGANISLWSPYDEYVFYGSREVNGIGIVSPVQLYLDLNRYPGRGKEAAEALLEEVIRPAWKI; via the coding sequence ATGAAAGATATTGAGAAAAGAGCCGCTGAGGCCCTGAGAGAGACGTTATCAAGGATCCCCTTTCTTAAAATTCTTGAGATCACTGAGACCGCCAGGATACCCGGCAGCCGAATCAAAGAAAATAAGGAGGCTGATGCGGCGCTCATCGCGAGAGTGAGAGTCCCCTCTTCAGGGGATCAGCTGCTTGTTATCGAAGTGGAAAATAGCGGTCAGCCACGATTCGTTAACCGTGCGATCAATCATTTTCTCCGCCATAAGGATAGGTTTCGTAATGCATATTGTATCATAATGGCTCCCTATATATCTCCCCGATCAGCAGAGATCTGCAGAAGCGAAGGGAGAGGTTATATTGATTTTTCCGGCAACTGCTCCCTCTCATTCAAGAATGTCTTCATAGAGAAAAGCAACTATCCGAGTCTTTTTCAGGAGAAAAGGGAGCTTGGCTCACTCTTTTCACCAAGGGCGACCCGCATATTAAGGGTGCTGCTGGACAATCCAGGTAAAATATGGAAGGTGCAGGAGCTGTCACGTAAGGCAAAAGTGAGTCTCGGCCTTGCATCCAACATCAAGAAAAAGCTGATGGAGCAGGAATTCGTCACCGATACGAAAGACGGTATCACGGTAAAAGAGCCGGAGCAGCTCCTGAGCAAGTGGGCTGAGAATTATCTTTACGAAGCCAATATGATAAGGTCATACTACAGCATGAAATCAATCGCGGTACTAGAATCTGAAATAGCTGGATTCTGTAAAAAGAAAGGAATCAGCTATGGTTTGGCTGGCTTTTCCGGCGCGGCGAGACTGGCCCCCGCAGTCCGCTATCAGCAGGCTATGATATTCATTGAGAGTGATGCTATCGGCCTCATAGAATCTTCAATGAAAATCAAACCAGCGGACAGGGGAGCGAATATCAGTCTCTGGAGTCCCTATGATGAGTATGTATTTTATGGCTCAAGGGAAGTAAATGGGATCGGGATCGTGTCACCTGTCCAGTTGTACCTTGACCTTAACAGGTATCCGGGCAGGGGGAAAGAGGCCGCAGAGGCACTCCTCGAAGAGGTTATAAGACCGGCATGGAAGATATAA